One Betta splendens chromosome 16, fBetSpl5.4, whole genome shotgun sequence genomic window carries:
- the bola1 gene encoding bolA-like protein 1 yields MLTSILRCVRPVSTSIAINRSLAHFKPLMDPDPSRPVEKAIRTKLTNTLKPDHLEVFNESHMHAVPPGSESHFRVLVISSQFEGLSLIQRHRLVNETLKEELSSCVHALAIQAKTPDQWRSNPTLNKSPPCMGGSRGGPTVEEKLNAGQK; encoded by the coding sequence ATGCTGACCAGTATCCTTCGCTGTGTTCGGCCCGTTTCCACCAGCATTGCCATAAACCGGTCTTTGGCCCACTTCAAACCACTCATGGACCCGGACCCAAGCCGACCCGTTGAGAAGGCTATCAGAACTAAACTGACCAACACTCTAAAACCAGATCACTTGGAGGTCTTCAATGAAAGTCACATGCATGCCGTGCCCCCCGGTTCTGAATCCCATTTTCGTGTCCTGGTTATCAGCTCACAGTTTGAAGGTCTGTCGCTGATACAGCGCCACCGTCTGGTTAATGAGACTTTAAAGGAAGAGCTGAGTAGCTGTGTTCATGCGCTGGCTATACAGGCAAAAACTCCAGACCAGTGGAGGAGCAACCCCACCCTGAACAAGAGTCCACCATGCATGGGAGGCTCAAGGGGAggtcccacagtggaggagaagctgaacgcTGGACAGAAGTAA
- the sv2a gene encoding synaptic vesicle glycoprotein 2A, with product MDDDGRYRDSRSDFIRGAKDIAKVAKKQVGKKVGRGVDKMTDEYTRRSYKRFEEEDDDDDYAGVPSNDGGYYRNDSRANDDEGHSDSTEGHDEDDEIYEGEYQGIPRAESGKAAGLDGATAAQAQQFRDLSASEGERRKDREELAQQYETILQECGHGKFQWTLYFVLGLALMADGVEIFVVGFVLPSAEKDMCLSEPNKGMLGLIVYLGMMVGAFVWGGLADRIGRRQTLLISLSINSVFAFFSSFVQGYVSFLFCRLASGVGIGGSIPIVFSYYSEFLAQEKRGEHLSWLCMFWMIGGIYASAMAWAIIPHYGWSFQMGSAYQFHSWRVFVLVCAFPSVAAISALTTMPESPRFYLENGKHDEAWMILKQVHDTNMRAKGYPERVFPVTTIKTMKQMDELVNMGDGAAWHEKWRIKLTTLFHQVWNNFQTVFSPEYRRTTYMMMAVWFSMSFSYYGLTVWFPDMIKYLQKQEYSSRTKVFVKEKVEHVTFNFTLENQVHRQGEYFNDKFMNLKMKSMVFEDSLFEECYFEDIISSNTFFKNCTFIATLFYNTDLFKYRLINCRLINSTFLHNKEGCLLSDISDENNAYMVYFVSFLGTLAVLPGNIVSALLMDKIGRLRMLAGSSVISCVSCFFLSFGNSESAMIALLCLFGGISIASWNALDVLTVELYPSDKRTTAFGFLNALCKLAAVLGISIFTSFVGITKAVPILFASGALAAGSFLALKLPETRGQVLQ from the exons ATGGATGATGACGGGCGCTACAGGGACAGCCGCTCAGACTTCATCCGCGGCGCCAAGGACATTGCCAAAGTGGCCAAGAAGCAGGTGGGCAAGAAGGTGGGCCGCGGCGTGGACAAAATGACAGACGAGTACACCAGGCGCTCCTACAAGCGCTTcgaggaggaagacgatgaCGACGACTACGCCGGCGTGCCGAGCAACGACGGCGGATACTATCGCAACGACAGCCGGGCCAACGACGACGAAGGTCACAGTGACTCTACTGAAGGTCACGACGAGGACGATGAGATTTACGAAGGCGAGTACCAGGGCATCCCGAGAGCCGAGTCGGGCAAGGCCGCCGGCCTGGACGGGGCGACGGCCGCCCAGGCGCAGCAGTTCAGGGATCTGTCGGCCTCCGAGGGCGAGAGGAGGAAAGACCGGGAGGAGCTGGCGCAGCAGTACGAGACCATCCTGCAGGAGTGTGGCCACGGCAAGTTCCAGTGGACGCTCTACTTTGTCCTGGGGCTGGCACTGATGGCGGACGGGGTGGAGATCTTTGTGGTGGGCTTCGTGCTGCCCAGTGCAGAGAAGGACATGTGTCTGTCTGAGCCCAATAAGGGAATGCTAG GGCTGATCGTGTACCTGGGCATGATGGTCGGGGCCTTCGTTTGGGGCGGCCTGGCCGACCGGATCGGCCGGCGCCAGACCCTCCTCATCTCCCTCTCCATCAACAGCGTGTTCGCCTTCTTCTCGTCCTTCGTCCAGGGCTACGTGTCCTTCCTCTTCTGCCGCCTGGCCTCTGGCGTGGG CATCGGGGGCTCCATCCCTATCGTGTTTTCCTATTACTCTGAGTTCCTGGCCCAGGAGAAGCGAGGAGAGCATCTGAGCTGGCTCTGCATGTTCTGGATGATCGGGGGCATCTACGCCTCTGCCATGGCCTGGGCCATCATCCCCCACTACG GCTGGAGTTTCCAGATGGGCTCCGCCTACCAGTTCCACAGCTGGCGCGTCTTCGTCCTGGTGTGTGCCTTCCCCTCCGTGGCGGCCATCTCCGCCCTCACCACGATGCCTGAGAGCCCGCGCTTCTACCTGGAG AACGGGAAGCACGACGAGGCCTGGATGATTCTGAAGCAGGTTCACGACACCAACATGAGGGCCAAGGGCTACCCGGAGAGGGTGTTCCCT GTGACCACCATCAAAACCATGAAGCAGATGGATGAACTGGTGAACATGGGCGACGGCGCCGCCTGGCACGAGAAGTGGAGGATCAAGCTCACCACGCTTTTCCACCAG GTGTGGAATAATTTCCAGACCGTCTTCTCCCCTGAGTATCGCCGCACCACCTACATGATGATGGCCGTGTGGTTCTCGATGTCCTTCAG CTACTACGGCCTGACTGTGTGGTTCCCGGACATGATCAAGTACCTGCAGAAGCAGGAGTACTCGTCACGCACCAAGGTTTTTGTCAAGGAGAAAGTAGAACATGTGACCTTCAACTTCACTCTGGAAAACCAGGTTCACCGCCAAGGAGAGTACTTCAACGACAA GTTTATGAACTTGAAAATGAAGTCGATGGTGTTTGAGGACTCTCTGTTTGAGGAGTGCTACTTTGAAGACATCATTTCCAGCAACACCTTCTTTAAGAATTGCACCTTCATTGCCACCCTCTTCTACAACACCG atCTCTTCAAGTACAGGTTGATCAACTGCAGGCTCATCAACAGCACCTTTCTGCACAACAAAGAGGGCTGCCTGCTCAGCGACATCAGTGACGAGAACAATGCCTACATGGTCTACTTTGTGAGTTTCCTGGGCACCTTGGCTGTGTTGCCAGGCAACATAGTCTCTGCGCTGCTCATGGACAAGATCGGGCGGCTGAGGATGCTAG CCGGCTCCAGCGTGATCTCCTGCGTCAGCTGTTTCTTCCTGTCATTTGGCAACAGCGAGTCAGCCATGattgctctgctctgcttgttCGGGGGAATCAGCATTGCCTCCTGGAATGCCCTGGACGTGCTGACCGTGGAGCTCTACCCCTCTGACAAGAG GACCACGGCGTTCGGCTTCCTCAACGCCCTGTGTAAACTAGCGGCCGTGCTGGGCATTAGCATCTTCACGTCCTTCGTCGGCATAACCAAGGCGGTGCCCATCCTCTTCGCCTCGGGGGCGCTGGCTGCCGGCAGTTTCCTGGCCCTCAAACTACCAGAGACTCGAGGTCAGGTGCTGCAGTAG